CCCGGAATTCAAAATAATTCGGTGGAATAACAACCTTACCACAGCCTGCCATTTAACCCACGAGGGAACATGCTAAATAAGTAAATAGATGCAAGAGGCACATATACAAACCGGGCAAAGAGCAGCAAGTTGCTAGTAATTGTCTTTATTGACAATATGGATCCGACAAACGTAACAAAAAGAAATGAACACCTGAAAAACATATGACCTGAACAGCCCatctcctacacactgctgtatCGGAGTTCTAACCAGTTTAAGTGTGTTGAGTTACAATGTAGAGCCATTTCATCGATCCGTTATAGTATGGAATAGGTcgtttgaccaatcacatcagatatttttcatagatgatctgattggtcaaaagaacaattagtgaaaaaaatatcaaaatTCAGCTGCCTGTCTGAATACTGCCATTGGGGATCTCTTGACTGCCGGCAAAATAAGTAACTTAAACTCAATAGGTATGGGAATGTATGTGGATGATAGTCCATGCCTGAAACTGACTCCTAACTATACTGTAAATTAACAGCCTCAAAATCGGTCCCCATCAAAACCATTGATTGGGTTCTTATTCCCAGCTCTAAAGCCTCACCGTGACCCAGGTCTGTAGGTTTCTAAACCTTCAATTTGGCCCCGGTCTGTAGGTTTCTAAACCTTCAATTTGGCCCCGGTCTGTAGGTTTCTAAACCTTCAATTTGGCCCCGGTCTGTAGGTTTCATGGTATGAGCAGGCTCATGATTACAGGTGAATAGGTAAAATGCTAGACCTTTTGAGCAAGACTACCTCAACTTCATTTGCAACTAAGTGCCTGTTTAATTGCgtctgtatgcatgtgtgtgtatgtgggtgtgacATCTTCACAGGCCGATGGTGTAGGATCGTCCTGCTGGGTTGTGGATAGCGGAGCATGAGGGCTCTGTCACGGCCCATTCGTACCACACCTTCTTCCCATTGTTACACCTCCAGAACCTCACCACGACGTCATCATCCTTCGTCACAGGGATCGGTTGCTGCAggtgggagagggaaggaaaagagTAAATACTCTATATTCTTTTGGGTAATAAAATGTGCTAAATGTAAAGACATTTTACATGACCATATGACAGTCAACTTACTTTGAGAGGGAAGAGGATGGGGAACCAGGAGAACATTCCAGGAGAGTGGGTCTCTGGCTTGATACCTTGACCAAACAGATGCACACATTGATGTTAATGTTATCCAAACACCTTAAAACCTCATCATCATCGTTGTCCCCTCTTACTACTTACTGAGTGTGACATCTCCGTAGAGTGTGGTCTCAAAGTATCCAGCAAAGCCATGCAGCACTGTGTTACACCCCACAGAGAATCTGAGGCACTGATACCGGTTGTTGTTCATAtctgaaggaaaggagagaagcgCATTTAGTACATATCTTATGTGTGATCATTAACCGTGTTAGCTAGGGTGCGTAAGCATTAACCATTAAGGGTGTTTGacgtgtgtgttacctgtggtaGGGTGAATGAAGGTGAAGCAGGCCTTGGGCTCTGCCAGCTGGTGGAAGTTGTGGAGTCGGACTACGTAAGGGGTCTCAAAGTGGCACTCAGGGTCCTTGTCCCGCTCCCTGCACCCCCGGACCTCGTTATACAGcttggaggaagagaggggggccAGGAAGGAGGTGTAGGAACAGGGGATGCTCACCCCGCCATCTGAGAGGAACAAGAGAATGGGTACACGTAAGAAGAAAGGGTAGAGGTGGATGAGGCAAAATAAATGGTAATTGTCTTTCAATGCCCATGATATGTATAGCTATCAAAGATTTCAATCTTTATTGAAATTTTGATGAGCAAAATTTCAATATCAACGAGTTGCAAATGACTGCAATTAGAAAGACTCTTCCTTCCCCCCTACCTTTGAGAAAGTTCTGTGCTCCATCTAAACACTCTGGGGACAGCTCATTGTCCCCGAAGGACCCGAGCAGCTCGCTGACGATGATGTCCGCCTTCTCAGGCGCCGCCCACTCCCTCATGTCACATGACACTACGGTCACCTGATCGCCCCACTCCTCAAACTTCCAGTTCTCAAGCCTGGGAGTGTGTGACAGGATCAGTACAGGGAATTTTTAGGAGCTCAGTGGAGATTAATGTTGCCAACCTCCCATTTTCATCTGGATTTATTAATCTGCCAGAGAGTATTAAAGCTATCCGGGAAAATTACTCCTAatgcctgaatttaaaaaatggaGGACTTCAATTATCTTCTGGAATGAGTTTAGTCTGTGCTGGCAAATCTTTTAGAGGTCAGGGTTCAAAATGAGAAAAAGTTCCACTCACGTTACGACAGCGTTGGGGTTCTTCTCCACGGCGTAGATACGGAGCTTTCTGTCAGCCTGCTTGGCGGCCCGCAGGGAGGCATTGACCAAAGGACCTCTCCCAGCACCCAGCACCATCAACACCCTGGGGTTACAGAGAATACATACCGTTACCCACCAGATACAGAGGGAAGGTGATTGTCAGGAGAATAGATACTCATTaacagaggacagacagtgaGGTGTTGGAGCTACTCACTGTGTATTGGTCTCCTTCTGCTCCTCTGGGACTCTGTCCATTAAACACTTATACACAGCCTGCATAAAGATCAGGAGAACCCAATCGGAACTTAATGATATTACTGTGTTAAACCCTACCAGCCACATCACTAATACTGTTAGTGTATTATACTGTGAGAACATGCATGTCAAAGGCTCCTTACCTGCTGGTACTGGGAGTATTTGATGGGATCCTTCTCAAACACTTCATATGTCTGAGACTCCAGATTGTCCATAAGAGGCTAATGGGAAGAGAACAGTTAGACATAACAAAGAATCCAATGCATACAGACAATAGGTATGCCTATTTACAAACTTAAACACAAACCTGAAGAGGAGACTGTAGGTAATCCTCGTAACCCTTGGCGAACAGTTCATAGGCATTGGGGGCAGGGCGGTTCTGGTTGAGGTATTCAAGGTACTGCAAGTAAGAGCGGAAGTCCTTCTCACTGTGACGACTGGTGCCAGTGAAGATGAACTGGGCATCAAGCTGGGAGAACAAGGAAATGTtttgtaaaatacattttcaagaaCAGAAGACAGACTGAAGATAAAACGGTTGTAGTTGCTATAACAATTGCCATATAGCCTAGCATTTACAGTACCTTGAATAGACGGAAGATGATTTGCTGGTGGGCTTTTGAAAGGACTGGGAACCCTTTTTTATTGGTCAGAAAGATCCTGGTGGGAAGAATAGCTGCTTTAATTGGCTCTCCAAGCCACTTGTCGATCACAGCGTTGGTGGGCATGTTTGCTCCAACCTCAATGGCTtcagggaaaggaagggaagaaaggTCAGTATCAATTGTGACCAAAACAATTCCTTATCAGTTTGTCAACACTCCAACCATGTTTCCCTGTCCTGCTTCCTTACCTAAACAGATTCTCTTGTTGTAGTCACAAAGAGTTCTGAATGAATGCCACctgaaaaattaaaaacagaaggTACATTTTTACAAAAAGCAAAAAAACAAGGCTGAAAACCTTGATGCCGTAGCCACGTGGCCCTAGCTGTGATGGCAGACCCACCAGGCCCAGGTCTTCTCGTCATTACTGCCATCATCTGTGTGTTTCGTTTGCTCATTCTCGATGATGTCATCACGCATATCATCAGAGGAAATCAGGGGGACCCGGATCCAGAACTGATATGACACAATCCACAATTTCTTAGTTGTAGGTTTCATAACTTCAATTTTAAGTTCACTGAAATACCATGAAATTGCCAGTCACAACACAAACCAAGGATTAAGAATGAGTTATAGTTCTTATATGGTACAGATAGATAACTCTTGACTGCTGTAGCTACCATGCAGGAGTGGTGTCCAGTCTGGATGTGGTTGAGCAGCACGCGGGCCAGGTTGGCACAGTGAGGGCCCTTCAGAGGGATCATAAAGGCTGGCAGACCCAGATACGCTGAGAAGTTCAGCTCCTGGACCAGAGCCTGAGACATGACAGAGGGATGAAAGGAGAGCAACAATTCAAACTGTGGCGAAAATGTTTCAAATGTTCTGCTTGAGCGGACAAAGGAGGCCATGGTGTATTCACTAAAATTCAAACGGAACCCAAACAGAACAAAATGgagagggacctacctgaatttaaACAATAGAAACAGTCATTTTCATAGCGAAACGTCCTCCATTGCAAAGCGTTTTGCTACTTTTTGTTACGGTGTGAATACGTCTTTTCATGATGTCCAACTCACCGCTTCTGAATTCCTGCGCTCCGTCTCCACCTCTGAGTCTGTCTCGATCCACGGAGAAAGCTTTCCAACAACCAGAGTGTTCCAGTCTGGGTAAGGAAGAATTGTAATTCAATATCCTGACACTTAATAAAAAATTTGATTAGATATTTATGTAAGTAGATGCTCCTGTGCTCAGTGGAACTTGGGAATGAGAATGTACTGTCTAGTTCCTACCATTGAGGCCAGTATAAACACAGGTTGCCTCTGATCTCACCTCGCCCACAAAGTAGCAGGTCTGAGCGTGTATGTGCTCCAGATCGGACTTTGGCGGGATCCAACTCAAACTCCCTCCTGAACCTCGGGTGGAAGAGGGGCATGCACAAGAAGTCAAACCTGTAAGAGAAGGGACAGATGGGACACTTTAGTTGAGTTGTCGATaatctacagtccctggttctaatccaggctgaatcacacccggtcgtgattgggagtcacatagggcggcgcactactgggccagcgtcgtccgggtttggtctGGGCAGGCCGTtatttgtaaataataatttgttcttaactgacttgcctagttaagtaaacggttaaatcaaaaataaataaaaacattttaaatgtaaaaacTTGCCTGATGCTCTTGCAAAGTTTATTGTACGAAAATTACTTTACAAacgtagttaacatttaattggaTAATACATTCAAGTAACGTCATGGATCTACAGTCAAATGTATTCTCAACAGATCATATTGAGGTAATGGCCAGGAGGAGCATTTCTTAGCCATTGTGATAGTGCACGTGCTAATATTTCACCGGCAAATGAACCTAGCTAGTTTGCTGTTACTGCCGCGCTAAaattgttagctagttagctggctacaTCACGTGTAGAAATGAAGCCGAAGGGTAGATAGGCATATCCTACTCGTCTCCAGTATTTGACTGCTTGAACGAAGCAGCTTACTTACCCAAGTTTAGCGACCGCTGCAAGTGTGTCAGCAACCTCGGGCACACAATTCAAATCTCTCCCGCAAGACACCCTGCCCCCTGTACTGTGGGACGCCATTATTAACCGATGGAATGGGAAAGAAGGGAGTTGCAACTAGAATCGGGGAAACTGACGCCATTTTGGCTCTAGTCAAGCGTATGCTGTCATAGCGTGGATATGGAGCGCAGAATCAAAATGACTTCCCCCGGAATGCAGTTTCAACAACTGTCGCGACACTTGTACATCCAGCGAGATTATGGTAATTTGTGGTCACGTCACAGATGTTTGATAAACCATTGGGATCATATTTGGTCACACCCAGACAACGTAAGTAAGTATCTAGCTGCATAATTTTGGGGGGTGGTTGTTAATTAGATTCGTCCCGCCGTTCTTGATTTTCCAGTTTCTttaatttatatataaaaaatatgttgGCTCTATAAATCACATTTTCAGTAATGTTAAGTACTTAAGTAaatatactttaaagtactacttaagtagttatttggggtatctgtactttactatttatatttttgactacttttacttcactgcattacttaagaaaatattgtactttttacattttccttgacacccaaaagtactcttacattttgaatgctaagcaggacaggaaaatagtaaaattcacacacttatcaaccgaacatccctggtcatccccactgcctctgatatggcagactcactaaactaACTTACTAAGAAATGCTAATATAGGTACCATTTGAGTTCCATTAGATTAATGACACAACTGCTGAAAAGTTTgcatttgaaacagtggccaggtaaaTAAAACCGAAGCGTTGCTGTGATACCGGGGCGTATTCAATACACAGATTCTGTTTCAAAACGGAAGCAAACAAAATGGGGCGGGACCTACCTGCATTTGTCCAATAGTAACTCTCATTTTTCTTTGTTCGCTTCAGTTTGGTTCTTAAACAGTGAACGATTTCCGTAATGAATATGCCCGTGGGCCATAGACGGCTTACAGAGTAAGAAAACCAATATGTTTTTTGTAatttgagtgaactatcccttttaaAAAAAGAATCACAGAATAGTAGGAATAGCACCATCTTGTGGTCAAGAATCTGGTAATATCAGGATGTGGGATGGTACATAAACCCAACAACTCCAATGCCAAATTTctctaaacaaacaaacaaaacaaaaaaacaag
This DNA window, taken from Oncorhynchus tshawytscha isolate Ot180627B linkage group LG10, Otsh_v2.0, whole genome shotgun sequence, encodes the following:
- the LOC112235700 gene encoding protein arginine N-methyltransferase 5; translated protein: MASHSTGGRVSCGRDLNCVPEVADTLAAVAKLGFDFLCMPLFHPRFRREFELDPAKVRSGAHTRSDLLLCGRDWNTLVVGKLSPWIETDSEVETERRNSEAALVQELNFSAYLGLPAFMIPLKGPHCANLARVLLNHIQTGHHSCMFWIRVPLISSDDMRDDIIENEQTKHTDDGSNDEKTWAWWHSFRTLCDYNKRICLAIEVGANMPTNAVIDKWLGEPIKAAILPTRIFLTNKKGFPVLSKAHQQIIFRLFKLDAQFIFTGTSRHSEKDFRSYLQYLEYLNQNRPAPNAYELFAKGYEDYLQSPLQPLMDNLESQTYEVFEKDPIKYSQYQQAVYKCLMDRVPEEQKETNTQVLMVLGAGRGPLVNASLRAAKQADRKLRIYAVEKNPNAVVTLENWKFEEWGDQVTVVSCDMREWAAPEKADIIVSELLGSFGDNELSPECLDGAQNFLKDGGVSIPCSYTSFLAPLSSSKLYNEVRGCRERDKDPECHFETPYVVRLHNFHQLAEPKACFTFIHPTTDMNNNRYQCLRFSVGCNTVLHGFAGYFETTLYGDVTLSIKPETHSPGMFSWFPILFPLKQPIPVTKDDDVVVRFWRCNNGKKVWYEWAVTEPSCSAIHNPAGRSYTIGL